From the Cydia pomonella isolate Wapato2018A chromosome 23, ilCydPomo1, whole genome shotgun sequence genome, one window contains:
- the LOC133530565 gene encoding uncharacterized protein K02A2.6-like, whose amino-acid sequence MHVDNIMLDMEIDTGSPISCISKENYYKYFRHRPIRPFNLSFTFIDGSKFKPLGVIRPDVVYDGKLKTLELFVVEGGTATLLGRQWLRELGIKIPVFNCQTVSNDELCKLLDRYKELFSGGLGRFTGGKATLRVKEGAAPVYCRARPLPYALRDRVDHELDEMLRSGVIEPVDTSEWATPLVPGRPEDQGTTAREAAPTPCTPRQARSSATPPDTPAHNVNGGARHSTPPTPTAGPSNDPQTSPLPPPEPPQPRHVRECRILNPPRYKF is encoded by the exons ATGCACGTAGACAACATAATGTTAGACATGGAAATAGACACGGGCTCCCCAATATCCTGCATTAGTAaggaaaattattataaatattttagacaTAGGCCGATTAGGCCATTCAATTTGTCATTTACATTTATTGATGGGAGTAAATTTAAACCGTTAGGGGTTATAAGGCCAGATGTTGTTTACGACGGGAAATTAAAAACTTTAGAACTTTTTGTTGTAGAAGGGGGTACAGCAACTTTGTTAGGCCGGCAATGGCTAAGGGAGCTAGGGATTAAGATCCCTGTATTTAACTGTCAGACTGTGAGTAATGATGAACTGTGTAAATTACTCGACAGGTATAAGGAGCTATTCAGCGGCGGGCTGGGGCGGTTTACGGGCGGCAAGGCGACTCTTCGCGTAAAGGAAGGCGCGGCACCGGTGTACTGTCGCGCGCGCCCTCTGCCGTATGCGCTGCGCGATCGGGTAGACCACGAGCTGGACGAGATGCTGCGCAGCGGAGTCATCGAGCCCGTCGACACATCGGAGTGGGCCACGCCCCTTGTGCCG GGCAGGCCAGAGGACCAGGGGACCACGGCTAGAGAGGCGGCACCCACTCCATGTACGCCAAGGCAAGCGAGGTCATCGGCGACACCACCAGACACCCCGGCGCACAACGTCAATGGAGGCGCGCGCCACAGTACACCGCCAACACCTACCGCTGGCCCCAGTAACGATCCCCAAACGTCACCCTTGCCGCCACCGGAACCGCCTCAACCCCGCCATGTTAGAGAGTGCCGGATTTTAAATCCACCGAGGTACAAATTTTAG